TTGGGGAGTTTTcatggaggaaattaagaaatcAGTTTTCCAAATGGCGCATAACAAATCCCCTGGCCCTAATGATTTTTATAATGGGGTTCTACATATCAAAAGACTGAATTACGGGATTATTACTCTATAACCTGAGAGTAAAGATGCCCACCAGATTCAGAAATATAGGCCTATATGCTTGCTGAATGTGAGTTTTAAAATCTTCACCAAAGTATTAATGAATAGATTAAATTTGCTGGATGACACAATAGTTTTTCCGGTTCAAATTGTCTTTATTAAATGTAGATACATCATGGAAGGTGTGCTGGTGTTACATGAAGATCTAAACAGCGTGCATACCAAAAAACAAGATGCTTTACTGTTTAAGGTCAATTTTGAAAAAGAATATGATAAAATAAAATGGTGTTTTGTATTTCAAATGTTAAAAGGGAAAGGATTCCCTGataaatggatagattgggttATGGGGACAATCAGAGGGGGGTATGTTTGTATTAGAAGTAATGATAATTATGGTCCCTACTTTCCTAGTCATAAAGGGTTGAGACAGGGGGATTCCCTGGCCCCCCTAATGTTCAATTTAGCAACTAATGCTTTGGCGATTTTAATGGATAATGCTAGGAAAGCTGGTTTAATGAAATGCCTGTCTGAAACCCTCAAAGGTGGTGTCAATATGTTGCAATATGCAGACGCCACTATTTTCCTTATGCGAGATGATTATGAAAGTGCTCACCATCTGAAATATATATTATGCTTGTTTTGAGCAAATGTCTGGTCTGAAAATCAATCATAAAAGTGAGTTGTTCCTTTTTGGGAAAGCTGCTGAAAAAAGGCAGGAATATTCTAGGATATTTTCCTGGCCAGTGGGGGACCTCCCACTGAAATATTTAGGGATTCCTATTGACAAAAAAGAATTATAAATAAACCATAGAAACCCTCTAAGGAAGATATGGGGGAAAATGTGGAACTTGGCAAGGCAGGTTGCTAGCTAGTGCTGGGAGGTTGACTTTGATCCAATCTTCCCTAACAGGCATACCTTGTTTCATGATGTCTTTTTATGGGTTGCCTGTTGGGGTTAATAAGAGGTTGGATTTCTTTCGGGCTAGACTGTTGTGGGAAGAAATTATTGATAAGAAAAAATATCACTTAGTCAAATGGTTAGAGGATTGTAAGCCTAGGGATATGGGTGGTCTGGGTGTTCAAAATTTAGCTTTTATGAATAAAGCTTTGTTGCATAAATGGTGGTTGATAATTTATAGTACATAAGGGATGTGGCAAAATGTGTTGAAAGGCACATACATTAAAAAACTTGTGTCACTAGTAATGTTGATCGGACAGctagggattagagattaatcagAAATTGGCCGATTAATCAATTTTACCGGTCGACTATTAATTGGACATTTTTTTGCAAATCCCAGGTTCCCAACACTAAATATtctatattcaacaccaaaacaatattgcatagaagtgttaccttgattcctagcctttgaatcatcgtataatgacaaacaaaataggaTAATGTACATATTGCATAACAAGGTTCACAAAACACAAATAcacatagtttttgcaaacatagtgCTATGAATAGGTCTGATTTATCGATATAGTGTGAATTTACATAGTGTGAATTCCAGATAAATCGCTTCCCAGAGCGATAAATCGGCTCAAATGATAAACAGTGAAGAAAGGCATAATCTTAGCGGTCACCCCAAGAGTAGTGATAAATCGGATGATAATTGTTGAATCGGAATATTTTTTGAATAGTCTGTCAAATATAGAGGGGGCTTGCAATTTttttttggagggggggggggcggggatTGTTAAAACACAAAGAATTCTACTTCTCTTTGTCTAAATTCAATGTGGGGAATGGTGAAAACACCAGGTTCTAGGAAGATTAGTGGATCAGCTCAAAGTCCTTAAAAGACAGCTACCCTCACTTATACAACATATGCTTTGATAAGAGCAAATCAGTGGTGGTAATTTAAAAAATGGGCTTGGCAATGTGAGATTTAGAAGAACTCTATTGGGAGAGTCGCTGGAACTGTGGGATCATATCAGGGAGGTGTGTGAGAGTGTAACTCTAGATGGACAAAATGATAAAATTTGATGGACTTTGATGGGCAATGGTAAATATACTGTTAAGTCATGTTACAGACATTTAGTTCAGACTGGACTCAAATATCCCTATAATTTTCTATGGAAAACCAAAATGCCCCCTAGGATTAAAGTTTTCTTATGGTTGATGTTGAGAGATAGCATTCTCACTACAAACAATTTTAAAAAGAGAGGGTGGCAAGGTGACGGTAAATGCTCattctgtgtgtgtgtggggggggcatAGATCATCTCTTCGTACATTGTTTTGTTGCAAAAATGTTATGGTTGGTTATGAAATGCTCGTTTGGTATGCATGATACTCCTGATAGTGTTAATAACATTTTTGGTGTATGACTTGGCAAATTTGATAAAAATGATAAAAGTCTTTTAACTGTAGGCATATCTGCGATGCTATGAACTATGTGGAAGCTTAGAAACAAATTGGTCTTTGATAATACCAGGGCAGTAGACCCTTGTGTGCCTGTGAATATGATAACTAAAAACTTACATGATTggtgtgtgttgcagaaaaaccaAGAAAAAATAAGGCGCATGACGCAGGGCGTAAGGCAGGTTGAGCGGGTGGCTTGGGAGATCTTCAAAGCAGCGCATGGGTGGATGACAGGAGTGCCAAGACTGACTGCTCCTGGAGGCCAAACATGATGaagaccccccccccttggagTTCTCACCGCCGCTTCATCTTCTTATGCTCCTCTTGTTGTTTATCTTTTGGACATGTAATAAATATACCAGGATGTGGGCTTTAGGTTTGCCCTGGTGTCTATGTTGTGTGTAGCCTGTTTGATATCAGCTGTTGGGAGGGACGAAGGGATGGCTCCCGCCCTTGTAATAGCGCTGTCAAATGTTTCTGTCGGTAGTTGGTAGTGGCTTTGTAGTTCCGAAGACATTGTGGTTTCTTCTATATGaaattggagagagagagagatctcttTATCAAAAAATATATATACACCGAGGAACCAAAGGGTATTTCCCTTGTTTCGACCAGCTATTTTCCCATTGGTTTTCTTCATGCACTTGCATGGACCGAGCCACACCTCCCAACCTCTTACAAATGGGCTACACCCATCGCCAAAAACTTCCACATAAACCAACGGCATGACTCAGCCAAAATCCTGCATGGAATGTCAAATTGGGGACCTCAATTAAGTGACAGGGCTCCCAACCCCATGGAGCTTAGGCCTCTTTTGGTTTATGGGAATTTTATAGAAATTCTAAAGGATAGTAATTTTGTAGGAAAAATTTCTTttgagccctttggtttgtaggaacaGATTCATATTCCTCTGTACAATGGGAAccaatccttcacatttcaaaAGAATTTTTTTCAGCCTAGACCCAATGAAAAAGTTTGTATCCTCTGAATCAAATGCTATCTCTTTCCCTATAGgaaatgaaatactccctccgttccaaaatataagtctttttagacattttaaatggactataacatacggatgtatgtagacatattttagagtatagattcactcattttgctccgtatgtagttacctattggaatctctagaaagacttatattttggaacggaggaagtagatgtAATACCACTACATGTATATCGTGGTACTACTACACAAAAATGATATTGTGGTACTACTACACAATTTCACGTTTAAATGATACCGTGATACCActaaaaagaaaaattaaaaaattccaaaaatttcgAGTACATTTGTGAATGTTCACAAGATATGTGTCTAAAATCTCTGAATACTTCAAATCCGATTTCGAGATATACATAGAGAAACAAAAATGGCAAATCCAGAGGTTAAGTAAGACactatcacccccccccccccccccccccccccgcttaaaTTGAATTATGTCCTGTGGCATCATGGTATCATGTAAAATATGTAAATCTGGATTTGAATTTTTTCAGGAATTATAGACACCTTGGTTCAGTTAGAAGCACGATGCACGTGCTGATGCTGGTGCCAGAAATAGGATGAACTAGTGAGCAGCAGCTGCATGTAAGCCTCTGCATGCGCCCGACCCTTACTGTGAACCTCACAATTCGTGGTAGATTCAGAAACTAAGGTGACCGGTCAAAAATCAGAGACCCTCTGACCTCTGCAACTCCGAAGTCCCCGGGAGGAAAGCTCGACGGAAGTGACCACTTTCCCCCGTCTGTCTCTCTCCGTCGTCCCCCGTTCAGCTAGCTGCGCCTCAAGCTGCCATCTTCCTTCCCCAGAAGCAGACTCGCGCGGGAGGACGGCCTAGCGCCCCGGGCCCGTGCTATGCGCCAGGATGGCCTCCACCGTCGCGCCCCTGAACGTCGACGTGGTTGCGGTCAACACCACGACGCAGAACAGCAATGCGTCGACGGCCACCAAGGCGTTCAACCCGGTGGTGTGCTACTCGCCCATGATGATGACCACCAACGGCATGTGGCAGGGCGACGGCGTGAACCCGCTCGAGTTCTCCCTCCCGCTCTTCATCGTCCAGGTGGCCGTCATCGTCGTCACCAcccgcctcctcgtcgtcctcctccgccCCTTCCGCCAGCCCCGCGTCATCGCTGAGATCCTCGCCGGGGTCGTGCTGGGCCCGTCCATGATCGGGCGGAGCGAGGTGTGGGCCAGCCTGGTGTTTCCCGTGCGCAGCCTGCTCACGCTCGAGACGGTGGCCCACCTGGGgctgctcttcttcctcttcctcgtcggcctGGAGATGGACGTCGACGTCATCCGCCGGTCCGGGGACAAGGCGGTGCTTGTCGCCATGGCCGGCATGGCGCTGCCTTTCTGCATGGGCATCGCCACCTCCTTCATATTCCGGCACCAGGTGTCCCGGAACGTGCACCAGACCTCCTTCCTGCTCTTCCTCGGCGTCGCCCTCTCCGTCACGGCCTTCCCCGTGCTCGCCCGCATCCTCGCCGAGATCAAGCTGCTCAACTCGGAGCTCGGCCGCACCGCCATGTCCGCCGCCATCGTCAACGACATGTGCGCCTGGATCCTGCTCGCGCTTGCCATCTCCATTTCGGAGGTGCACAGCACCGCGCTGTCGTCACTCTGGGTGCTCCTCGCTGGGGTGACCTTCGTGCTCTTCTGCTTCTACGCCGTGCGCCCCTTGATGTGGCGGCTCATCCGCAGCATCCCCGAGGGCGACGGCATCAGCAACACGCAGGTCACCCTCATCCTCACGGGCGTCATGATCGCCGGCGCGTGCACCGACGCCATCGGCATCCACTCCGTCTTCGGCGCCTTCGTCTACGGGCTGGTCATCCCGAGCGCGCCGCTAGGCGTGACGCTGATCGAGAAGCTCGAGGACTTCGTCACCGGGCTCCTCCTCCCGCTCTTCTTTGCCATGAGCGGCCTCCGCACCAACGTGCGCATGATACGCGACCCCATCACCGTCGGCCTGCTGGTGCTCGTGTTCGTCATGGCCAGCTTCGCCAAGATCATGGGCACCATCATCATCGCGGCGCTCTACGCCATGCCGTTCCGCGAGGGCATCGCGCTCGGCTTCCTCATGAACACCAGGGGGCTGGTCGAGATGATCGTGCTCAACATCGGGAGGGACAAGCAGGTGCTGGACGACGAATCGTTCGCGGTGATGGTGCTGGTGTCGGTGGCGATGACGTCGCTGGTGACGCCGGTGGTGACCGGCGTGTACCGGCCGTCGCGGCGCCTCGTCGGGTACAAACGGCGGAACCTGCAGCGCATCCGGCACGACAGCGAGCTCCGCATGCTGGCCTGCGTGCACACCACCCGCAACGTGCCGTCCGTGCTGTCGCTGCTGGAGCTCTCCAACCCGTCCAAGCGCTCCCCCATCTTCATCTACGCGCTCCACATCATCGAGCTCACCGGCCGGGCCTCCAACATGCTCGCCGccgcggctgcctcctcctccagccggacaagctcgtcctccgccttgcccgccgccaCGGAGCACATCTTCAACGCCTTTGAGAACTACGAGAGGCTCACCGGTCAGTGCACACAGTTGCCAACTCCATTAAAAAAAAGTATAGGATGAGTAATGAAGATGACAACATGTATACACAGGAGGCGTGTCCATCCAGACGCTGGCGGCGGTGTCGCCGTACCAGACCATGCACGACGACGTGTCGGTGCTGGCCGAGGACAAGCACGTGTCGCTAATCGTGATCCCGTTCCACAAGCAGCAGACGGTGGACGGCGGCATGGAGCCCATCAACCCCTCCATCAAATTATTCAACGAGAGCCTCCTGGCCACCTCCCCGTGCTCCGTGGCCATCCTCGTGGACCGCGGCCTGAGCGCCGCCGCGGCGCGCATGGCGACGGAGCACCGCGTGGCGCTCTTCTTCTTCGGCGGGCCCGACGACCGCGAGGCGCTCGCGTACGCGTGGAGGATGGTCGAGAACCCCGGGGTCGCCCTCACCATCTTGCGGTTCCTCCCGCCGGACtaccgggcggcggcgcggtcctTCTCCGAGGCCTCCTACCggtcggcggcgtcgggcggcatGGACCTGCGCGGGGCCGCGATGAGCGCGAGCACGGAGGGCAAGAGCGAGCTGCAGATGGACGAGGAGTACCTGGGCGAGTTCCGCGCGCGCAACCACGGCAACCCCTCCATCACGTACGCGGACAGGCCGGTGACCAACAGCGAGGAGACGGTGGCAGCCATCCGGGGCATGGACAACAGCGCGCACGAGCTGTACATCGTGGGCCGGCGCCCCGGCGAGGCCGGGTCGCCCATGACGGCGGCGCTGGAGGACTGGATGGAGTCGCCGGAGCTGGGGCCCATCGGCGACATGCTCGTGTCGTCAGACTTCTCCATGGCGGTGTCGGTGCTGGTTGTGCAGCAGTACGTGGTGGTCGGGGCGCCCATGGCCGCGGCCGTGCCGGCCCCCAGCAGCGACCCGGTGCGCCAGTACGTGGGCAACGCGAACCAACGGTCCGGCGCGTACCGGGCGAGCACGGCGTCGTCGACGAGGGATAGCAGATGGTCTAATGACACCGTAGGATTCTGAGGCGCGCGCGTAGGGGTCTTCGGCTGTTGTGTGATTTGGGGGGATTTCGTGTCCCTGTAGTGAGTGTAACAGTATTCTTCTTTCAGATTCGATTCGTGTAGTGTGTGAGATTGTAGCTGCATTGTACTGCTCTGTTATGTGATGAACGGTGGGATTATTGGCTTACTCATCAACAATTTCCAGGTGATCAATCTTCGAACCAGATAAATTGACCTCTTACAATGCACCGGTGCTAAGATAAGATGCTAAGCATATTAAAGAGTTATAAGCAACTAAAGTCTCCAATACAAAGGTGCTTAACTTTTTCTAGCTAAGTATCctcatttaatgatttagcaactaaagtTATCCATGTATTGGTGGATTTTTTCATTTAAGTGTATTTTCTCACGCTTGTCATTGTTTTTTCCTCGGGTTACCACACCCATCtttctcctcttaattaccttgccacatcattTTTTTGCCTACATGGGAGCCTTAGCACTTTAGGTAGATGTAAGTTGACTGATTTTCTAATTAGGGCTAGTCGATTTATTTTACCGTTGATCAATCCTCCAAGATGCGTGCTCTTCATTTTTTTTTCTGTTGGTGTACCGTCATGTTTTGGGCTGAAATGTTCCGACTGACCACTGTTTCGGCTCGGTTGTTCCTTATTGGGCTGAAGCCCGTTACATGAAATCTTATAGGCTTGTTTGTATGTGTTGTTGCTTCTGCATTTTTCTTCTATTTTAGTGGGTAATTTTATGGGTAGTTTTCGGATGTTGGATGAGGGTAAATGTAAACACGCAAGTATCATACAAAGTGTGTCTAAGTTATATTAGACTGTGCAAGttgcactattatatgcttatttctTACGTATTAAAAAACGTGCAATCTCAGTACAAAGTTCAAGTTTTAAAAAGTTTTTTCCTTTACCCTAAAAAGTTAATACCAACGCAAATAATTCACTATCCATTATAAAACTTAATTtctatattatttttatttttatttcatttatttcttCTTTAAAGGCAatgccaatgccactaattcatttctTCTTAGGAAACTTTTTTTGGCGACATTCCATTATTATattcttattcttgcatattaaaaaaatgcaatttatatgcaaattgtgcgcaaatattatcactaattattttaattttctgttttttattctTAAATAGTAATAGCAATAGCAATGCCACTAAGTCAAGAAAGCttattattttttgaaattttactattatatgatgattattgcatattataaaaaatgtAATTTCTATGTAAATTGTGTGAAAATTTTGTCAtggttttatttttcattttttaaagGGTAATACTAATGTCACTAATTCTTTCTCTCATAGAAAACTTCATAATTTTGATTctattttagtttttattttattttctttcttttctaagTGTAACTTATGTGCAATTTTTCTTCAtattttccattttctttcttctggaagggtaataccaatgccacctATTCATTCATGCATAGAAAACCTCATTATTTTGATTATATTTTAGATTTTACTTTATGTTCCTTCTTCTTTAAGTGTAATTCTGTGTTTGTTGTTtgcaaaaaaattcatttttttcagTTTGTTTCTTCTGGAAGGGCAATatcaatgtcactaattcattctttcttagaaaacttttttattttattttttacgaATGGTAACACCAGTGCCACTAATTCATTTGTTCATATTAGGAAACTTTTTGTTGTGAAattgcactattatatgcttattcttgcatattattaaAAAGTGCAATTTCTGTATAAATCATGTGGGAATTTTGCCATTATTTGAATTTTAAAATATCAATGCCACCAATTTATTTTCCTGATAAAACATCATtatttcatttcattttatttttttattttattatctCCGTATAGAAAACTATACATATTATACACCGTATAATATGTGAAGATTAATTGAACTGTAACTCTGTATATATAAACATACCTATGTCTTTCCTCATCATCCTTCTGCGAAGATTAATTGAGTTGCATTGGATCGATGGATCAAAACTTACACACTTGTTTGTAGTTTTTAGGAAATCTTCAATAGAAATATACTGCTATAGCTCGCTAGCTTGTGctatgagtagtactccctccgtccggaaatacttgtccttgaAATGGttgtgagggggtcctggattagggggtctccggacagccggactatctccattagccggactgttagactatgaagatacaagattgaagacttcgtctcgtgtccggatggaactctacttggcgtggaaggcaagctagacaatacgcatatggatatctcctcctttgtaaccgaccttgtgtaaccctaaccctctccggtgtctatataaaccgaagagttttagtccgtaggacaacaatcacaacatacaatcataccataggctagcttctagggtttatcctctctgatctggtggtagatctactcttgtactacccatatcatcaatattaatcaagcaggaaatatggttttacctccatcgagagggcccgaacctgggtaaaacatcgtgttccctgcctcctgttaccatccggcctagacgcacagttcgggaccccctacccgagattcgccggttttgacaccgacattggtgctttcattgagagttcctctgtgacgtcgccgttaggcttgatggctcctactatcatcgatagcgatgcggtccagggtgagacttttctccccggacagatcttcgtattcggcagctttgcactgcgagctaattcgcttggccatctgaagcagattgaaagctacgcccctggccatcaggtcagatttggaagtttgaactacacggccgacatccgcagggacttgatcttcgacggattcgagccacacccgggcgcgccgcactgtcgcgatgggtatgacctagctctgccaccgaacggtaccccagaggccgcgcccgcatcagctccgacccttaactcggagccaaCACGCCAattgaggatgggtggctagacaccgcctcaggggctgcagtctcaacggcgatcgagccaaacaccagcattaccctctgcgcagcccgtgactccaaagtgtcggactctcttccggactccgaaccatccgcgcccctgccaatcgaatccgattgggcgccgatcatggaattcaccaccgcggatatctttcagcactcgcccttcggtgacattctgaattcactaaggtctctctctttgtcaggagagccctggccgtattatggccaacaggattgggatgcggacgacgaagaaattcgacgcccacccaccacccactttgtagccactgtcgatgatttaaccgacatgctcgacttcgactccaaagacatctacggtatggacgacgatgtaggagacgaacatgaaccaacacctatagggcactggaaagccaactcgtcatatgacatatacatggtggatacacccaacgaaggctatggcgacgagatagcggaggatgaccccttcaagaagcagcctaagcgctgacgtcagcggcgccgctctaagtcccgccaatgcaaaagtggtgataccggcccaggagataatagcactccggacagtgccgaagataacaacaatcccctccagcaagagcaggaggatgaaggagccatcTCTCCTGAGAGAGTggtagacggagaggaggaggatgacaattacatcccccctccgaagacgaggcaagcctcggcggcGATGAATTCGCTGTGccaaaggatcccgtcgaacaagagcgcttcaagcgcaggcttatggccacggcaaatagcctgaagaaaaagtagcagcagcttcaagctgatcaagatctgctagctgacaaatggactgaagtcctcgcggccgaggaatataaactcgagcgtccctccaagagttacccaaggcacaggttactaccccgactggaggaagaagcgtatgatacggctgatcggccacctcgtggccgcgatagagaggcattccagccaaaagctcagcccccaccccaatgccattcaaataaaaaggcatggggagatacgccagacctgcaagacatattggagtacaaggcaaagcattcatgatcgatctacggatcacgagggcgcaccactctgtgagacgacaaacgtcacgccggatacagtaaaagcaaatccggccgggccgaacacagcgggcaagacctattcgagctgcgtcacgatatagcccagtacagaggcgccgcacaccccttatgcttcacagacaaagtaatggaacatcaattcccagaaggttttaaacccgtaaacattgaatcatacgacggcacaacagatcccgcggtatggattgaggatttcctcctccacatccatatggcccgcggtgatgacttacatgccatcaaatacctcccactaaaactcaaaggaccagcgcggcattggcttaacagcttgccagcggactccattagctgttgggaagatctggaagccgcattcctcgacaattttcagggcacttatgtgtgaccacca
The window above is part of the Triticum aestivum cultivar Chinese Spring chromosome 2A, IWGSC CS RefSeq v2.1, whole genome shotgun sequence genome. Proteins encoded here:
- the LOC123186394 gene encoding cation/H(+) antiporter 15-like, whose amino-acid sequence is MASTVAPLNVDVVAVNTTTQNSNASTATKAFNPVVCYSPMMMTTNGMWQGDGVNPLEFSLPLFIVQVAVIVVTTRLLVVLLRPFRQPRVIAEILAGVVLGPSMIGRSEVWASLVFPVRSLLTLETVAHLGLLFFLFLVGLEMDVDVIRRSGDKAVLVAMAGMALPFCMGIATSFIFRHQVSRNVHQTSFLLFLGVALSVTAFPVLARILAEIKLLNSELGRTAMSAAIVNDMCAWILLALAISISEVHSTALSSLWVLLAGVTFVLFCFYAVRPLMWRLIRSIPEGDGISNTQVTLILTGVMIAGACTDAIGIHSVFGAFVYGLVIPSAPLGVTLIEKLEDFVTGLLLPLFFAMSGLRTNVRMIRDPITVGLLVLVFVMASFAKIMGTIIIAALYAMPFREGIALGFLMNTRGLVEMIVLNIGRDKQVLDDESFAVMVLVSVAMTSLVTPVVTGVYRPSRRLVGYKRRNLQRIRHDSELRMLACVHTTRNVPSVLSLLELSNPSKRSPIFIYALHIIELTGRASNMLAAAAASSSSRTSSSSALPAATEHIFNAFENYERLTGGVSIQTLAAVSPYQTMHDDVSVLAEDKHVSLIVIPFHKQQTVDGGMEPINPSIKLFNESLLATSPCSVAILVDRGLSAAAARMATEHRVALFFFGGPDDREALAYAWRMVENPGVALTILRFLPPDYRAAARSFSEASYRSAASGGMDLRGAAMSASTEGKSELQMDEEYLGEFRARNHGNPSITYADRPVTNSEETVAAIRGMDNSAHELYIVGRRPGEAGSPMTAALEDWMESPELGPIGDMLVSSDFSMAVSVLVVQQYVVVGAPMAAAVPAPSSDPVRQYVGNANQRSGAYRASTASSTRDSRWSNDTVGF